Proteins co-encoded in one Bremerella sp. TYQ1 genomic window:
- a CDS encoding lysylphosphatidylglycerol synthase transmembrane domain-containing protein, with product MKKHLVTVLRILVPAGILAYLLWTIGSNPENVEAVRQIFSAKTRWWSVAVAFGFALCALSCTFIRWYLLVISVGIPFRLKDAFRLGFLGYMLNFVGLGGVGGDLFKGYMLAKDNPHKRPEAISTIFMDRLIGLYALFVVTSLAALSLDLEGAQPAIRTVTYVVHGATLGGLVGLTLIFLPGFSKGSIREFLEELPKIGGAFKRIFEAAAMYRRRPKYLVWIGLLSLGVHSLFSVAAYFVASGLFEKHPSLFEMMVITPLAMVFAAIPLSPGGMGTLELAITELYVTVPSEEMSKASAITVALGFRALTIGLAFIGAIFYWTNRSSVDQSMAEVSAEEETLEHLAEASDEEFSPSQQPEHR from the coding sequence GTGAAAAAGCACCTGGTTACCGTTTTAAGAATCCTCGTACCTGCTGGCATCTTGGCCTACCTGTTATGGACGATCGGTAGTAATCCGGAGAACGTCGAAGCGGTCCGTCAGATCTTTAGCGCGAAGACACGCTGGTGGAGCGTCGCGGTCGCGTTTGGTTTTGCGTTGTGTGCGCTCTCGTGCACATTCATTCGCTGGTACTTGCTGGTCATCTCGGTCGGAATTCCATTTCGCTTGAAAGATGCTTTTCGTCTCGGTTTCCTAGGGTACATGCTGAACTTTGTCGGACTCGGCGGCGTCGGCGGCGATCTTTTCAAAGGTTACATGTTGGCGAAGGATAATCCTCATAAGCGGCCAGAGGCGATCTCGACAATCTTCATGGATCGTTTGATCGGGCTCTACGCGTTGTTTGTCGTAACATCGCTGGCAGCTTTGAGCTTAGACCTTGAGGGAGCACAGCCAGCCATTCGTACGGTGACGTACGTCGTGCATGGAGCGACACTCGGTGGACTTGTCGGGCTCACTCTGATCTTTCTGCCAGGGTTCAGCAAGGGATCGATACGTGAGTTTCTGGAAGAACTGCCAAAGATCGGCGGCGCGTTCAAACGCATCTTTGAAGCCGCCGCAATGTATCGTCGCCGTCCGAAGTATCTCGTCTGGATCGGCTTACTAAGCTTGGGGGTCCACTCGTTGTTCTCGGTGGCAGCTTACTTTGTTGCCTCGGGATTGTTCGAGAAGCATCCTTCTTTGTTCGAAATGATGGTGATCACTCCGCTGGCTATGGTATTCGCAGCGATTCCCCTGTCGCCCGGGGGAATGGGCACGCTGGAGCTTGCAATCACCGAGCTTTACGTGACGGTTCCATCCGAAGAAATGAGCAAGGCCAGCGCGATTACGGTGGCCCTTGGCTTTCGTGCGTTGACGATTGGCCTGGCATTCATCGGGGCGATCTTCTACTGGACCAACCGGTCGTCGGTCGATCAGTCGATGGCCGAAGTTAGCGCCGAAGAGGAGACGCTGGAGCATCTTGCTGAGGCATCGGACGAAGAGTTTTCGCCGTCTCAGCAACCGGAGCATCGGTAG
- a CDS encoding right-handed parallel beta-helix repeat-containing protein has protein sequence MRRFAFALALILLAHPVRGAEIFVDNVSGDDRNNGTTANASEGSSGPIETITKALRIARKGDRVIIANKGVPYRESITLQGGHNSGWEFAPFTIVGNGAILDGRAQVPVDGWKHVVNDVYCFAPTYKTYHQLYLDDRPAKRVKLESTEQIDTLQPLEWSLTDGMIFFCTEKDRGPGSYRLTYTARRTGITLYEVRNVKILDLTVQGFQLDGINVHSNCYDIELAEITSRGNGRSGVSVGGASRATLNKSLLGDNGTAQLRGEGFSKTTVVDSTLLENTAPATFRDDAKITIDGQEATDAPVAETAKTLRPMPQQDAPASPLRR, from the coding sequence ATGCGTCGTTTCGCATTCGCCCTAGCTCTGATTCTTCTCGCCCACCCGGTACGCGGTGCCGAGATCTTCGTCGATAACGTGAGTGGCGACGACCGCAATAACGGCACGACGGCTAACGCATCGGAAGGCAGCAGCGGTCCGATTGAGACGATCACTAAGGCGCTTCGTATTGCACGCAAAGGGGATCGAGTCATCATCGCGAACAAAGGGGTCCCCTATCGCGAATCGATTACCCTGCAAGGTGGTCACAACAGCGGCTGGGAGTTCGCTCCCTTTACCATCGTTGGCAATGGAGCAATCCTCGACGGTCGTGCGCAAGTTCCCGTTGATGGCTGGAAGCATGTCGTCAACGACGTTTACTGCTTCGCTCCCACGTACAAGACATACCATCAGCTTTACCTGGACGATCGACCCGCGAAACGCGTGAAGCTCGAAAGCACCGAGCAGATTGATACGCTTCAACCACTGGAATGGTCCCTGACCGATGGCATGATCTTTTTCTGCACCGAAAAGGATCGTGGACCAGGCAGTTATCGCCTGACCTACACAGCTCGTCGAACCGGCATCACGCTGTATGAAGTGCGAAACGTCAAGATTTTGGATCTGACCGTGCAAGGTTTTCAGCTCGACGGCATCAACGTTCATAGCAACTGCTACGACATTGAGCTTGCCGAGATCACGTCGCGCGGAAACGGCCGCAGTGGTGTCTCGGTCGGCGGAGCGTCCCGGGCCACGCTCAACAAATCGCTGCTAGGCGACAATGGCACGGCACAGTTACGAGGCGAAGGGTTCTCGAAGACAACCGTCGTCGATTCGACTTTGCTCGAAAATACCGCTCCGGCAACGTTCCGCGACGATGCCAAAATCACCATTGATGGTCAGGAAGCTACCGATGCTCCGGTTGCTGAGACGGCGAAAACTCTTCGTCCGATGCCTCAGCAAGATGCTCCAGCGTCTCCTCTTCGGCGCTAA
- a CDS encoding phosphopantothenoylcysteine decarboxylase, translated as MARILLTSGPTRQYIDPVRYLTNASSGRMGCSLAEAAVAAGHDVVIVSGPVSVTYPAEATVHWVDTTDEMLEEARKQFDSCDGLIGVAAPCDYRPEFVQDQKIAKTGQPLVLQLIETPDIVATLGAEKKDRWVVGFALETEDRRFRALVKLEKKSCDLMVLNGPEAMNSEENQVEVLAKDGSVVATIQGNKSDVATQIMQIVTERLVQA; from the coding sequence ATGGCACGCATTCTTCTAACCTCCGGTCCGACGAGACAATACATCGATCCGGTTCGCTACCTCACCAATGCATCGAGCGGACGGATGGGCTGTAGTCTGGCCGAGGCGGCCGTCGCTGCCGGGCACGACGTCGTCATCGTTTCTGGCCCTGTCAGCGTGACTTATCCGGCGGAAGCGACGGTACACTGGGTCGATACGACCGATGAAATGCTGGAAGAAGCTCGCAAGCAGTTTGATTCTTGTGACGGCTTGATCGGTGTTGCCGCCCCGTGCGACTATCGCCCCGAGTTCGTCCAAGATCAGAAGATTGCCAAAACGGGCCAACCACTTGTTCTTCAACTGATTGAAACGCCTGACATTGTGGCGACGTTGGGTGCGGAAAAGAAAGATCGCTGGGTGGTGGGGTTCGCCTTGGAAACCGAGGACCGTCGGTTCCGGGCCCTCGTCAAGCTGGAAAAGAAAAGCTGCGACTTGATGGTTCTCAACGGTCCGGAAGCGATGAACAGCGAAGAAAACCAGGTCGAAGTCCTCGCCAAAGATGGCAGCGTCGTCGCGACCATTCAGGGCAACAAGTCCGACGTTGCCACGCAGATCATGCAGATTGTGACCGAGCGGTTAGTCCAAGCGTAA
- a CDS encoding thioesterase family protein, with product MRESSPGMLTEHTIEVRVRYQETDAQGRVHHANYITYFELARTEMLRASGFNYKRMEEEGLLLVVRDVECRYHLPAEFDDLLHVSVRTIKAKGARIELAYEIRRDDDLVVEGKTLLACITREGKPTKIPEVLRLD from the coding sequence ATGAGAGAAAGTTCACCAGGGATGCTGACAGAGCACACGATCGAAGTTCGCGTTCGCTATCAGGAAACGGATGCACAGGGGCGCGTTCATCATGCGAATTACATCACTTACTTCGAGCTTGCGCGAACCGAAATGCTTCGCGCCAGCGGATTTAATTACAAGCGGATGGAAGAGGAAGGCCTGCTGCTGGTGGTGCGCGATGTCGAGTGCCGCTATCACCTGCCGGCCGAATTCGACGACTTGCTGCATGTTTCGGTGCGAACAATCAAAGCCAAAGGGGCGAGAATCGAATTGGCCTACGAGATTCGCCGCGACGACGATTTAGTCGTCGAAGGAAAAACGCTGCTTGCTTGCATTACCCGAGAAGGGAAGCCGACAAAGATTCCGGAAGTGTTACGCTTGGACTAA
- a CDS encoding acetolactate synthase gives MSTGVGSGTNFSTMRGRDYPSLRQFTVFLENRVGQLLEIVRRFEGSNVRIVALSINDATECCFVRFLLSDPEGGREILERAGLALIESDLIGVELPAEKQPLLRVCTALLQSEVNIVQAYPLLYTPNNRSAVALMVDNADIAMDTLLSRNFKVLTEDDLKFD, from the coding sequence ATGAGTACGGGAGTCGGCTCCGGTACCAACTTCAGCACCATGCGAGGCCGCGATTACCCGTCGCTTCGTCAATTTACTGTCTTCCTGGAAAACCGGGTCGGTCAACTGCTGGAGATCGTTCGACGTTTCGAGGGAAGTAACGTTCGGATCGTGGCCTTATCGATCAACGACGCAACTGAATGTTGCTTTGTTCGATTTCTTTTGAGCGATCCCGAAGGGGGCCGCGAGATTCTGGAACGAGCCGGCTTGGCGTTGATCGAATCAGATCTAATTGGTGTCGAGCTGCCAGCCGAAAAGCAGCCACTGCTTCGTGTCTGTACGGCACTACTGCAGTCGGAAGTTAACATTGTTCAGGCCTATCCGCTGCTTTACACGCCGAACAACCGTTCGGCGGTCGCGTTGATGGTCGACAATGCTGACATCGCGATGGACACGCTGCTGTCTCGCAATTTCAAGGTCCTCACCGAGGACGATCTCAAGTTTGACTAG
- a CDS encoding ABC transporter ATP-binding protein, with amino-acid sequence MIHVRDLVKSYDDLQLGKFTAVDHISFFAMPGEIFGLLGPNGAGKTTALRILSTVLEPTAGTVQIAGYDVVTEPAMVRHKIGFMSANTAVYDRMTAWEMVEYFGKLYGMPDHELHERMEELFHRLGMREIRDVLGAKMSTGMKQKVSIARALVHDPPVLIFDEPTLGLDVFVARALVQLISELREQGKCIIFSSHIMREVEKLCDKVAIMNRGKILAEGTIDELRTQYNQPDLEELFFHLIGEPEGIAN; translated from the coding sequence ATGATTCACGTTCGTGATCTCGTCAAGTCGTACGACGATCTGCAACTCGGCAAATTCACGGCAGTAGATCACATCAGCTTCTTTGCGATGCCTGGCGAGATCTTCGGTTTGCTCGGTCCGAACGGGGCCGGGAAGACAACCGCGTTGCGTATCTTAAGCACTGTTCTCGAGCCAACCGCTGGCACCGTTCAAATTGCCGGGTACGACGTCGTTACCGAGCCTGCCATGGTGCGGCATAAGATCGGCTTCATGTCGGCGAATACCGCGGTGTACGACCGGATGACGGCCTGGGAAATGGTCGAATACTTCGGCAAGCTGTACGGCATGCCTGACCATGAACTGCACGAACGGATGGAAGAACTGTTCCATCGTCTCGGCATGCGAGAAATTCGCGACGTCCTGGGAGCGAAGATGTCGACAGGGATGAAGCAAAAAGTTTCGATCGCACGCGCGCTGGTGCATGATCCGCCGGTTTTGATTTTTGACGAACCGACACTCGGGCTCGACGTGTTCGTCGCGCGGGCACTGGTGCAGTTGATTTCCGAGCTGCGAGAGCAAGGGAAGTGCATCATCTTTTCGTCCCATATCATGCGGGAAGTCGAGAAGCTGTGCGATAAAGTGGCGATTATGAATCGCGGTAAGATTCTCGCCGAAGGCACCATCGACGAACTGCGGACACAATACAACCAGCCTGATCTGGAGGAGCTTTTCTTCCATCTGATCGGGGAGCCGGAAGGAATCGCCAACTAA
- a CDS encoding ABC transporter permease subunit/CPBP intramembrane protease, whose product MNWDNIKLILKRELRDQARDRRTLFSVIGLPVLLYPLMGLMVLQVMQFRQTHPTKLRVIGLSELPGNPELFVAATKPSEEESGDNRYEFPAALLKDAGVSSRFEIEASEASVDAAVVEKTAKETLEAEKLDAIIYFPPGFKERMESFQDAQSGPSDGEEIPSPQLITNSSDERSKLADNRLRQILHSWREKLIQRNLEANKVPTEITDPFSFGTLDLSEKPLDQSSFLWAKIFPFIVVIWALTGAFYPAIDLCAGEKERGTLETLLSSPALRSEIVAGKLLAIMTFSIATSVLNLASMGFTASFVMGQVGSGEMASRLNFGPPPIWSLGWLFLALIPMAALFSALALAIATMARSSKEGQYYLLPLLMLNLPLVVLPVLPDTELTFGTSLIPVSGMSFLLKSLMEGDYTKAATYTLPVLGVTAFCIWVAIRWAIDQFNNESVLFRESERFSLQAWLRKVWRDRQDTPSAAGAFVMGIVLLALPHMVGKYIMPGTDAEGKLGAGSLIQYMLTNQIVLILLPVVIAAFIFTRSVKKTFLLRILDPRVFAAILMAPILAICLHPYAIYLRDIIQNTIPMSQDLQDQLQNMLGSTAELPVFEIFLLFAILPAICEEFACRGFILSGMRHIGHKWAAISIAAIFFGLLHGILQQSIPATIFGLVIGFVAVQSRSILPAILFHATHNSLVFAQGMITTETIQANPWLNTLVAVASDMPGDARYQPVLVFLCGIGAVVIVGILARMPAELSSEERRQAALNHQGVFRTAIGKRKDRTSS is encoded by the coding sequence ATGAACTGGGACAACATCAAGCTGATTCTCAAGCGAGAATTGCGTGATCAAGCACGCGATCGTCGTACGTTGTTTTCGGTGATCGGTTTGCCGGTTCTGTTGTATCCCTTGATGGGCTTGATGGTTCTGCAGGTCATGCAGTTTCGTCAAACGCACCCGACGAAACTGCGCGTGATCGGGCTGAGCGAGTTGCCTGGCAACCCCGAGCTTTTCGTCGCGGCCACCAAGCCAAGCGAAGAAGAAAGCGGCGATAACCGATACGAATTCCCCGCCGCACTGTTGAAAGACGCAGGCGTTTCCAGTCGATTCGAGATCGAAGCATCCGAAGCTTCGGTCGATGCTGCGGTGGTCGAAAAGACGGCTAAGGAGACGCTCGAAGCTGAAAAACTTGACGCGATTATCTACTTCCCGCCAGGCTTTAAAGAGCGGATGGAGAGTTTTCAGGATGCCCAATCAGGGCCTTCCGATGGCGAAGAGATTCCTTCACCTCAGTTGATCACCAACTCATCCGACGAACGCTCCAAGCTGGCCGACAATCGCCTACGGCAGATTCTGCATTCCTGGCGAGAGAAACTGATTCAACGGAACTTGGAAGCGAATAAAGTTCCGACAGAGATTACCGACCCGTTCAGTTTCGGCACGCTCGATCTTTCTGAGAAACCGCTCGATCAATCGTCGTTCCTGTGGGCGAAGATCTTTCCTTTCATCGTGGTCATTTGGGCGCTGACCGGTGCGTTCTACCCGGCGATCGATCTTTGTGCCGGCGAAAAAGAACGGGGCACGCTCGAAACGCTTCTTTCCAGTCCGGCGCTTCGCTCCGAGATTGTCGCGGGGAAGTTACTCGCGATCATGACATTCAGTATCGCGACCAGCGTGTTGAATCTCGCGAGCATGGGATTCACCGCGAGCTTCGTGATGGGCCAAGTTGGCAGCGGCGAAATGGCTTCGCGGCTCAACTTTGGACCTCCTCCGATCTGGTCACTTGGCTGGTTGTTCCTCGCACTTATTCCGATGGCGGCACTGTTTAGTGCTTTGGCGCTGGCAATCGCGACAATGGCTCGCAGTAGCAAGGAAGGGCAATACTACCTTCTTCCGCTGCTGATGTTGAATTTGCCGCTGGTCGTGTTGCCGGTTCTTCCGGACACCGAACTGACGTTCGGCACGTCTTTGATTCCAGTTAGCGGGATGTCATTCCTGCTGAAGTCGCTGATGGAAGGGGACTACACCAAAGCGGCGACGTACACCCTGCCTGTGCTCGGCGTGACCGCGTTTTGTATCTGGGTGGCGATTCGCTGGGCGATCGATCAGTTCAATAACGAATCGGTTTTGTTCCGCGAGAGTGAACGATTCAGTCTCCAGGCCTGGCTGCGAAAGGTTTGGCGAGACCGTCAAGATACGCCATCGGCCGCGGGAGCATTCGTGATGGGGATCGTCCTGCTCGCGCTTCCCCACATGGTCGGCAAATACATCATGCCGGGCACCGATGCCGAAGGTAAGTTGGGTGCTGGTTCTCTGATTCAATACATGCTGACCAACCAGATTGTGTTGATTCTGTTGCCGGTGGTGATTGCCGCTTTCATATTCACGCGTAGCGTAAAAAAGACATTCCTGCTGCGGATTCTCGACCCGAGGGTTTTCGCCGCCATCCTGATGGCACCGATTCTCGCGATCTGTCTGCATCCCTATGCGATCTATCTTCGTGACATTATCCAGAACACAATTCCGATGTCACAAGACTTGCAGGACCAATTGCAGAACATGCTCGGCAGTACGGCCGAACTGCCGGTTTTCGAGATCTTCTTGTTGTTTGCGATTTTGCCTGCCATTTGCGAAGAGTTTGCCTGTCGTGGGTTTATCCTCTCCGGCATGCGGCACATTGGTCATAAGTGGGCAGCGATCAGCATTGCGGCCATTTTCTTTGGATTGCTGCATGGTATTTTGCAGCAATCGATTCCCGCGACGATCTTTGGCCTGGTGATCGGGTTTGTTGCGGTACAGTCGCGTAGTATTCTGCCGGCGATTTTATTTCATGCGACGCACAACAGCTTGGTCTTCGCTCAGGGGATGATTACCACAGAAACGATCCAGGCCAACCCATGGCTCAACACGCTTGTTGCTGTGGCGAGCGACATGCCTGGCGATGCTCGGTATCAACCAGTGCTCGTCTTCTTGTGCGGCATCGGTGCGGTGGTGATCGTGGGGATTTTGGCGAGAATGCCGGCCGAGCTTTCCTCGGAGGAACGTCGGCAAGCGGCGCTCAATCATCAAGGCGTCTTCCGCACCGCGATTGGAAAACGCAAAGACCGGACTTCCTCGTAA
- a CDS encoding sulfurtransferase produces the protein MNTPTAVPDAGPVLNISSYLFASLTDLKPLRDSLRRACKKLDLRGTILLSTEGINLFVAGPEENVHKLLEILRKVPGLEKLEAKESFTSYQPFRRMLVKIKKEIIAFGIDGIEPAERTSPKLPPQQLKQWLDEGKPLLLYDVRNDYEVKVGTFEKAVPAGIDTFRDFPEAVASLPEDAKSTPVVMFCTGGIRCEKAGPFMQQAGFNEVYQLEGGILKYFELVGGDHYQGDCFVFDQRVAVDPKLQESAVAQCFACQTPLTTEEQNSPLYVPGTSCPHCFKSAQETMAEVIAKRQEKLKQVTSPLPGSIPYTNTRRIFVSSEQKGKTLYEVLAEKVPAASHGFWERMVAQQLLVEIIHHQDERLQEFHAADPNVPLNAGQLFEQRYPGTTEPDVSTDIQILYEDSGMIVVSKPAPLPMHPCGRFNKNSLISFLEQVYHPQKLRIAHRLDANTTGVAVLSRTSAVARQIQPQFEQGKVEKRYLALVHGHPAEDEFICDEPIGTSRVTGGGRRVEAGGQESRTDFLVKERFDDGTALLEVSPKTGRTNQIRLHLWHLGYPIVGDPMYQQGGVMQQKQTLGVEEPPMCLHAWEVRFRHPQTAEMVTFQAPAPTWATSEKP, from the coding sequence ATGAATACGCCAACCGCCGTGCCCGATGCTGGGCCAGTTCTGAACATTTCTTCCTATTTGTTTGCTTCGCTGACCGATTTGAAGCCGCTGCGCGACTCGCTGCGCCGCGCCTGCAAGAAGCTCGATCTGCGAGGAACGATCCTGCTGAGCACCGAGGGGATCAATCTCTTCGTGGCCGGTCCGGAAGAAAATGTCCATAAACTTCTGGAAATACTTCGCAAAGTTCCTGGGCTAGAAAAGCTGGAAGCGAAAGAGAGCTTTACCAGCTATCAACCGTTTCGCCGGATGTTGGTGAAGATCAAGAAGGAAATCATTGCGTTCGGGATCGATGGCATCGAACCGGCCGAGCGGACTTCCCCTAAGCTTCCGCCGCAACAACTCAAACAGTGGCTCGACGAAGGCAAACCGCTTCTGTTGTACGACGTTCGCAACGATTACGAAGTGAAAGTCGGCACGTTCGAAAAGGCGGTCCCCGCAGGGATCGATACCTTCCGCGATTTTCCCGAAGCAGTGGCCAGCCTTCCAGAAGATGCCAAGTCGACCCCTGTCGTGATGTTCTGCACCGGCGGCATTCGTTGTGAGAAGGCTGGCCCCTTCATGCAGCAAGCCGGCTTCAACGAGGTTTACCAACTGGAAGGTGGCATCCTTAAATATTTTGAACTCGTCGGCGGCGACCACTACCAAGGAGACTGTTTTGTCTTCGATCAACGTGTGGCAGTCGATCCGAAGCTGCAAGAGTCGGCTGTGGCTCAATGCTTTGCCTGCCAAACGCCATTAACCACCGAAGAACAGAACTCGCCGCTGTACGTCCCCGGCACGTCTTGCCCTCACTGCTTCAAATCGGCCCAGGAAACGATGGCCGAAGTAATTGCCAAGCGACAAGAGAAACTCAAACAAGTCACTTCGCCGTTGCCAGGCAGTATCCCTTACACCAATACGCGGCGGATTTTTGTTTCCTCCGAACAAAAAGGGAAAACGCTTTACGAAGTTCTCGCCGAAAAAGTCCCTGCGGCATCGCATGGCTTTTGGGAACGTATGGTCGCTCAGCAATTGCTTGTCGAGATCATCCATCACCAGGACGAGCGGTTGCAGGAATTCCATGCGGCCGATCCTAATGTGCCCCTTAACGCCGGCCAACTCTTCGAGCAGCGTTATCCCGGAACCACCGAACCTGACGTCAGTACCGACATTCAAATTTTGTACGAAGACTCGGGGATGATTGTCGTCAGCAAGCCGGCCCCGCTGCCGATGCATCCTTGCGGGCGGTTCAACAAGAACTCGCTGATCAGCTTCCTCGAACAAGTTTATCATCCTCAAAAGCTGCGGATCGCGCATCGTCTCGATGCGAATACGACCGGGGTGGCCGTACTTTCGCGAACCAGCGCGGTGGCTCGCCAGATTCAGCCGCAGTTCGAGCAAGGCAAAGTCGAAAAGCGATACCTGGCGTTAGTGCATGGGCATCCAGCGGAAGACGAGTTCATCTGCGACGAACCGATCGGCACGTCTCGCGTAACCGGAGGTGGACGTCGCGTCGAAGCTGGCGGACAAGAGTCGCGCACCGACTTCCTTGTGAAGGAACGATTCGACGACGGCACTGCCCTGCTGGAAGTTTCTCCGAAGACCGGACGCACGAATCAGATTCGCTTGCACCTCTGGCATCTCGGCTACCCGATCGTCGGCGATCCGATGTACCAGCAAGGGGGCGTCATGCAGCAGAAGCAAACGCTCGGCGTCGAAGAACCACCAATGTGTTTGCACGCTTGGGAAGTTCGGTTCCGTCATCCGCAAACGGCCGAAATGGTCACCTTCCAAGCCCCTGCGCCCACCTGGGCGACGAGTGAAAAGCCATAG
- a CDS encoding ATP-dependent Clp protease adaptor ClpS, with protein sequence MMSSEDTVVATPESIVENKPRRQPPYGVILHNDHINTFEFVIETLRKVFGYELEKCFHLTMEAHEQGRSLLWCGTLEGAELKREQVLSRGPDPVMKAKGALPLRVTLEEMPQ encoded by the coding sequence ATGATGAGTAGCGAAGATACGGTCGTCGCCACCCCCGAGTCGATCGTCGAAAACAAACCGAGACGCCAGCCACCCTACGGCGTGATCTTGCACAACGATCACATCAATACGTTCGAGTTCGTAATCGAAACGCTGCGCAAAGTCTTCGGCTACGAATTGGAAAAGTGCTTTCATCTGACGATGGAAGCTCACGAGCAAGGACGCAGCCTCCTGTGGTGCGGAACATTGGAAGGGGCTGAACTCAAGCGCGAGCAAGTTCTTTCGCGCGGTCCCGACCCGGTGATGAAAGCCAAAGGGGCCCTTCCCTTGCGTGTCACCCTGGAAGAAATGCCGCAATAG
- a CDS encoding toxin-antitoxin system HicB family antitoxin: MSQYNQGTNPYPQSQPAPRPVYPNTTFPPQQHSQPQYHAPQPTATEGAYATSRPTFTGTPQAPVQPAAPAGPALNVAPTATFEEKKAECVRIARDFFRGVPDWVTYFREILGVEGVVHRLFPQPEEFTKFEQSEEYSEIQLMIVKLRERTNVQNESKEPTRVITVRLPKSLHESLRVEAHSRRTSMNKLCISKLLQVIDDSMIPND, from the coding sequence ATGTCCCAATACAACCAAGGCACGAACCCTTACCCGCAGTCGCAGCCAGCACCGCGTCCGGTTTACCCAAATACCACCTTCCCACCTCAGCAGCACAGCCAGCCGCAGTATCACGCGCCCCAGCCGACTGCGACCGAAGGTGCTTACGCCACTTCGCGTCCGACATTCACCGGCACGCCACAAGCTCCCGTTCAACCGGCAGCTCCAGCTGGCCCAGCTCTGAATGTCGCCCCGACGGCCACCTTCGAAGAAAAGAAGGCGGAATGCGTTCGCATCGCTCGCGACTTTTTCCGCGGCGTGCCTGATTGGGTTACGTACTTCCGTGAAATCCTCGGTGTGGAAGGCGTCGTTCATCGCCTCTTCCCTCAACCGGAAGAATTCACCAAGTTCGAGCAGTCGGAAGAGTACAGCGAAATCCAGCTGATGATCGTCAAGCTGCGTGAGCGTACCAACGTCCAGAACGAATCGAAGGAACCAACTCGCGTGATCACCGTGCGCCTGCCAAAGAGCCTGCACGAGTCACTCCGCGTCGAAGCTCACTCGCGACGTACCAGCATGAACAAGCTGTGCATCTCGAAGCTGCTTCAAGTCATCGACGATTCGATGATCCCGAACGACTAA
- a CDS encoding TIM barrel protein gives MQLQLGRRQFLQSMAATGAALTLGSPLLAADADKTAPFKISLAQWSLHRTIRSGKLDNLDFAKTAKEECGIEAIEYVNQFFKDKAKDEKYLAEMNKRADDNGVKQLLIMVDGEGALGDPNEAKRKKAVENHYKWAEAAKTLGGHSIRVNAQSGGSYEEQIKLAADGLAQLSEFAKGLGLNVIVENHGGLSSNGEWLASVMKTVDMDNCGTLPDFGNFRVSKDEMYDRYKGVDELMPFAKAVSAKSHHFNDEGMETNTDYFKMMDIVVNKHGYHGYVGVEWEGGNPGEIEGIVLTRKLLEKCQAKLAG, from the coding sequence ATGCAATTGCAACTCGGCCGACGTCAATTCCTTCAATCGATGGCAGCCACCGGTGCCGCATTGACCCTCGGTTCGCCACTTTTGGCTGCCGATGCCGACAAGACAGCCCCTTTCAAGATCTCGCTGGCCCAGTGGTCCCTGCACCGCACCATTCGCAGCGGCAAGCTCGATAACCTCGATTTCGCCAAAACCGCCAAGGAAGAATGCGGCATTGAAGCGATTGAATACGTCAATCAGTTCTTCAAAGACAAAGCCAAGGACGAAAAGTACCTGGCCGAGATGAACAAGCGAGCCGACGATAACGGCGTGAAGCAACTGCTGATCATGGTCGACGGCGAAGGCGCTTTGGGCGATCCGAACGAGGCGAAACGTAAGAAAGCTGTCGAAAACCACTACAAATGGGCTGAAGCAGCAAAAACCCTCGGCGGCCACTCGATCCGCGTCAACGCCCAGAGCGGTGGTAGCTATGAAGAACAAATCAAGCTGGCAGCCGACGGTTTGGCTCAATTGAGCGAATTCGCCAAGGGCTTGGGCCTGAACGTCATCGTCGAAAACCATGGCGGCCTATCGTCCAACGGCGAATGGCTTGCTTCGGTGATGAAGACGGTCGACATGGACAATTGCGGCACGCTGCCTGACTTCGGCAACTTCCGCGTCAGCAAAGACGAAATGTACGACCGCTATAAAGGGGTCGACGAACTGATGCCATTCGCCAAAGCGGTCAGCGCCAAGTCGCACCACTTCAACGACGAAGGCATGGAAACCAATACCGATTACTTCAAGATGATGGACATCGTCGTCAACAAGCATGGCTATCACGGCTATGTCGGCGTCGAATGGGAAGGGGGCAACCCAGGCGAGATCGAAGGAATCGTCCTGACACGCAAGCTTCTGGAAAAATGCCAAGCGAAGCTAGCAGGCTAG